The Streptomyces sp. NBC_01268 genome segment CCGCTCCCGCATGCCGATGAGGCCGTGGCCGCGCCCGTCGGCGCCGCCGTCCTCGTACATCTCCTGCGGGGCGCCCCGCCCGTCGTCCTCGACGAGCAGTCCGAGCCCGTCGTCGAAGTAGACCAGGCGGACGCTGGCGCCGACGTCGGGGCCGCCGTGCTTGCGGCTGTTGGTGAGCGCTTCCTGGACGATCCGGTACGCGGTGAGCTCGACGCCGCTCGGCAGCGGGCGCGGGGTGCCCTCGACCTTGAAGTCGACGGCGAGGCCGGCCCCGCGGACCTGCTCGACGAGGTCCTCGATCTGCTGGACGTCCGGCTGCGGGACGTACTCCCCGGCCTCCTGGTGCTCGCCCGTGCGCAGGATGCCCAGCAGCCGCCGCATCTCGGCCAGGGCCTGGCGGCCGGTGCCGGCGATGGTCTCCAGGGCCTGCTTGGCGGTCTCGGGCGAGGAGTCCATGACGTACGCGGCGCCGTCGGCCTGGACGACCATGACGGACACGTTGTGGGCGACGACGTCGTGCAGCTCGCGGGCGATCCGGGCGCGCTCGGCGGCGACGGCGACCTTGGCCTGGGCCTCGCGCTCCTTCTCCAGTCGGGAGGCCCGTTCCTCCAGCTGCGCGAAGTAGGCGCGGCGGGTGCGCAGGGAGTCGCCGAGCACCCAGGCGAGGGCGAACGGCACGGTCATGATGATCGTGAAGAAGACGGTGGCGGCGGAGGACCGGGATTCCTCCAGCGGCCAGCGCAGCTGGGAGAGCGTGGCGGCGGCGAGGCCGCCGGCCAGGGCGAGCCGGGACGCCCAGCGGGGCCCGTCGTGCGCGGCGACCGTGTAGATGATCACGAGCATGGCGAAGTCGGCCATGAACGGGACGATCCCGAAGGCGAGCTGGACGAGGCCGAGGAGGACCGTGAGGACCAGCATCCTCTCGGGGGCGCGCCGGCGCAGGGCGATGACCAGCGAGTAGAGCGCGCCGACGGCGAGGTACCCGGCGATGTTGGTGCCCGCCGGGGAGCCGGAGCCCACCCACAGCAAGGAGAGCCCGAAGAGGACGACGGCCCAGAAGGTGTCGACGCCCGTCGGGTGTCTGCGGATGAAGTCGTAGAGGCGCTGCACGTGACCCAGCGTAGGGAAAGCGGATAGGTGCAGGGGTCAACCGTGGGGTCGATCCTTCCCGTGAGGCCCGTACTCCCCAAGGTGGAGACTGGGGCACGTGACGGATGAGACGTGTCAGTGGCAGGGGTGGCGCGAGGCCGCGGAACGGGCCCTGTACGGCCCCGGGGGCTTCTTCCTGCGCCCGGAGGGGCCCGCCGGGCACTTCCGCACGTCGGTGCACGCCTCGCCGCTCTTCGCGGGCGCCGTGGCCCGGCTCCTCGCCCGCGTGGCGGAGGAGCTCGGCACGGACGAGCCCGCGCTCGTGGACGTGGGCGCGGGGCGGGGCGAGCTGTTGACGGGGGTGCTGGCCGCGCTCCCGCCGGGGCTGCGGGTGCGCCCGTACGGCGTGGAGCGCGCGGCCCGGCCGGCGGGCCTGGACCCGCGGATCGTGTGGACGGACCGGGTGCCGGACGGGGAGCGGGGGCTGCTCTTCGCCAACGAGTGGCTGGACAACGTGCCGGTGGACGTGGCGCAGGCCGACGCGGACGGCGCCGTCCGCCGCGTCGAGGTGCGGGCGGACGGCACGGAGCGGCTGGGCGCGGTGGTGACCGGGCCGGACGCGGAGTGGCTGGAGCGGTGGTGGCCGCTGCGGGAGCCCGGCGAGCGGGCCGAGATCGGGCGCCCGCGCGACGAGGCGTGGGCGGGGGCGGTGGGGGCGCTCGCCGCGGGGACGGCGGTGGCCGTCGACTACGCGCACCTGCGGGGTGCCCGGCCGCCCTTCGGGACGCTCGCCGCGTTCCGGGAGGGGCGGGAGGTGGCGCCCGTGCCGGACGGGAGCCGCGATCTGACCGCGCACGTGGCGCTGGACGCGTGCGCGGCGGCGGTGCCCGGGCCGGCGGCCGCGGTCGTCACGCAGCGGGAGGCGCTGCGGGAGCTCGGGGTGAGCGGCGGACGGCCGCCGCTGGCGCTCGCGTCGAGCGACCCCGCCGGGTACGTGCGGGCCCTCGCGGCGGCCGGCGAGGCGGCGGAGCTCACGGCGCGCGGGGGCCTCGGGGACTTCCTCTGGCTGGTCCAGCGGGTGCCCGGCACCGCGTGAGCGCCCGCGGCGGGCGCCCGGCCCGGGGCGGCCGCCGGTCGGGGGGATACTGGTCCGCATGACGGAGACGACGGTCGGTATCGGGGGCGCGGCGGAGAGCACCGACATGGTGCTGAACATCGGGCCGCAGCATCCCTCCACCCACGGCGTGCTCCGGCTGCGGCTCGTCCTGGACGGCGAAGTGGTGCGCGAGGCCGAGCCCGTGATCGGGTACATGCACCGCGGCGCGGAGAAGCTGTTCGAGGCGCGGGACTACCGGCAGATCATCATGCTGGCCAACCGGCACGACTGGCTCTCCGCGTTCTCCAACGAGCTCGGCGTCGTCATGGCCGTGGAGCGGATGCTGGGCATGGAGGTCCCGGAGCGGGCCGTCTGGACCCGCACCCTGCTCGCCGAGCTGAACCGGGTCCTGAACCACCTCATGTTCCTCGGCTCGTACCCCCTCGAACTGGGCGGCATCACCCCCGTCTTCCACGCCTTCCGCGAGCGCGAGGAGCTCCAGGCCGTCATGGAGGAGGTCTCCGGCGGCCGGATGCACTACATGTTCAACCGGGTCGGCGGCCTCAAGGAGGACCTCCCGGCCGGCTGGCTGGGCCGGGCTCGGCAGGCGGTCGCGGACGTGCGGTCGCGGATGGACGTCTACGACCGGCTGGTCCTGGGCAACGAGATCTTCCGGGGCCGGACCCGCGGCGTCGGGGTGCTCTCGCAGGAGGCCGTGCACGGGTACGGGGTGTCCGGGCCGATCGCCCGCGCCTCGGGCGTCGACTTCGACCTGCGCCGGGACGAGCCGTACCTCGCGTACGGGGAACTCCAGGACGTCCTGCGGGTGGTGACCCGCACGGAGGGCGACTGCCTGGCCCGCTTCGAGTGCCTGCTCGACCAGACGCACAACGCGCTGGAGCTCGCCGACGCCTGCCTCGACCGGATCGAGGACCTGCCGCAGGGGCCGATCAACCAGCGGCTGCCGAAGGTCCTCAAGGCGCCGGAGGGGCACACGTACGCCTGGACCGAGAACCCGCTGGGCATCAACGGCTACTACCTGGTCTCCAAGGGCGAGAAGACCCCGTACCGGCTGAAGCTGCGCTCGGCCTCGTACAACAACATCCAGGCGCTGACCGAGCTGCTGCCGGGGACGCTGGTCGCCGACATGGTGGCGATCCTCGGTTCGCTCTTCTTCGTCGTGGGCGACATCGACAAGTAGGGCGCGCGGGGCGGGACGCGTGACGAGACGGCGGGAGCCGGTGGACCACCGCGGTCCACCGGCTCCTGCCGTCTCGTCGTGCGTGCCGTGCCCGTCGGGCGGGTTCCGCTAGGAGTTCACCGCGCCGCGCAGCTCCGCCACGTCGATCTGCTCGGTCTCGTCGTGCGCGGTCAGGTCGATGACCTGGCCGACGGCCCGCTGCTCGGGGGTGCGCTGCGCGACGGCCGCGAGGACCTCCTCGCCCACGACGTCGGCGAGGTCGGCGTGCTGCACGGCCTCGATCGCGGCGGCGGCCTTCTGCGTGCCGAAGTAGTCGAAGCCGCCCGCGGGGCGCTGGACGGGACGGCGGGCGGCGTACGGGACGATCGCGGCGGCGGCGGGCACGTGCCGCATCGCGGGCGCCTTGGTGTGCTCGTCCGACGCGGGCTCGGCGGCGGTGCCGGGCCGGGGAGCGGGGTCCGACCCGGGGGCCGTGCCGGCGTCCGGGGCCGTGGCGGGCTCGGCGGGGGCGACGGCCTCGACCGGGGCCTCGGCCGGGGCCTTGGTCTCGGTGACGGACTCGGCGTCGGTGCCGGCAACGGTCCCGGCGTCGGACTTCGCCTCGGCCTCGGTCGCCGGCCCGGTCGCCGCTCCGGTCGTCGTCTCGGCCTCGTCCGTGTGCTCGCCGCGCGCTTCGAGGTTGCGCAGCGCCTCCGCCGCCCTGCGGTAGGCGTCCGGGGTCGGGGTGGAGCCGCCGGCGGGCAGGGCCTTGGGCTCCGGGGCGGTCGCCTCCAGGGCGAGCACACGGCGGCCTTCCAGGGCGCTGGCGCGCTCGGTCTCGGCGGTGGCATAGCGGCGCAGGAGGTCGGCGTGCTCGGTGCGGAGCCCGGCGAGCTCGACCCGCTTGGCACGCAGCTTGGCGTCGAGGCGGGTGCGCAGCTCGCGCGACTCCTCCAGGTCGGACTCCAGCTCGGCGACGCGCTCGTCGTGCTTCCACTGGTCCGCCGTGCGGGCGCGGTTCAGCTCGGCGACGGTGCGGCCGGCGCCCTGGTCCCAACTGCGCATGAGGACGGCGCCGGTGACGGCGGCGGCCGCCGCGGCGGCCACGAGCAGCCGCAGCACCAGCGGGTCACCGAGCAGCCAGGCGCCCGCGGCACAGACGACCGACGCCCCGGCGACCGCCGAGGGCGGCAGGAGCTTGTGCAGGGGCTGGGAATGGCGGTGGCGTCCACGTGGCATGGCCTGAAATTTACCGTGCGTAGGCACCGTATGGGGCGTCGGCCCGGCAATCTCTTGGCGAGTTCTCGCCGTCGTGGGGCGGACCGGAGCGATTCCGGAGTGAATCGCTCCGATTCCCCTCGTGCCGTGCCTACTTCTTGAGCAGCCCCTTCGACTCCAGATAGGCCTTCGCCACGTCCTCCGGCTTCGCCCGCTCGGCGTCGACCTTGCGGTTGAGTTCGGCGAGATCCGCCGTCGTCAGAACCTTGGTCAGCTTGTCGAGAGCGGCGGCGATCTCGGGAGACCCGCCGTCCCGGGCATTGACCACGGGCAGCACGTTGTCCGCGTTCTGCAGCTTCTTGTCGTCCTCCAGGAAGACCAGTCCGAAGGATTCGACGGTCGCGTCCGTCGTGGTGGTGAGGACCAGCTGGTCGACCCCGTCCTTGACCGCCTGCTTGGCCTGCGGGGTGCCGACGCCCTTGGGGTCGACGCCGCTGACGTCGATCCCGTACGTCTTCTTCAGACCCGGCGCGCAGAACGGTCGGATCTCGCATTCGTCTCCGGCCGCGATCTTCACCTTCAGCTTGGCGCGGCCGAGGTCGGAAAGGGTCTTCAGCTTGTTCTTCTCCGCGAATTCCCTGCTCACCGCGAACGCGTTCTGGTCGACGGCCTCGCCGACGGCGAGCACCTTCAGTCCGCGCGGCTCGGCCAGCTTCTTCAGGGCCTGGGCGGTGGCGGCCGGGTCACCGGAGGCGACCGGCTTCTCCTCGGGCGCCTTCGGCCCGTTCACCTTGGCGTTGAGGAATTCCGCGAGCGTCGCCGCGTATTCCGGTACGACGTCGATCTCGCCCTTCTCCAGGGCGGGCTGGTACAGCTCGCGATTCTTCACCGTGGTGACGCTCGCGTCGTATCCGGCGTCGTCGAGCACCTGGGCGTACAGCTCGCCGAGGACCTTCGCCTCGGTGAACGCGGCCGCGCCGACGACCAGGGAGCCCTTGGCCCCGCCGCCGCCCGCGGAGGCGCCGCCGCCGGTCTGCGACTTCTCCAGGCTGTCGCCGCCGCACGCGGTCAGCGAGACCGTCAGCGCCGCCGTGCCGAGTACCGCACCCGCGATACGCGAGGTCCTGCTCACAAGATCACCCATCCCAGTCGTTTGTCCGTCCGACGCATCGGTCACCGACGCGTCCGTCACCGGCGCAGCAGCCGGTCCGCGGCCACCAGCAGCGCCTCCACCAGGAGCGCGAGCAGGGCCACGAGCACGGCGCCGGCGACCACCTGCGGCGTGTTGTACGTGTTGAATCCGGCGGTGATGATCCGCCCGAGGCCGCCCTGGCCGACCATCGCGGCGATGGTCGCGGTGGCGACCACCTGCACGGCGGCCGAGCGCAGACCCGTCATCAGCATCGGCCGGGCCAGCGGCAGTTCGACCCCGCGGAAGAGCTGTCCGCCGGACATGCCCATCCCGCGGGCGGCCTCGACCACCGCGCGGTCCACCTCGCGCATGCCCACGTAGGCGTGGGTGAGCAGCGGCGGTATCGCGAAGAGCACGAGCGCGATGACCGTCGGCACGTAGCCGGCGTTGCGCAGCGGCGAGACCATGAAGAGGGCCAGGACGGCGAAGACGGGGATCGCCCGGCCCACGTTGGAGAGGTTGACCGCGAGCGTGCCGCCCTTGCCGAGGTGCCCGAGCCACAGGCCCAGGGGCAGCGCCACGGCGCAGGCGAGGAGCAGCGCGGCCCCGCTCACGTACAGATGCTCGGCGAGCCGGTGCCAGACACCGCTCTCCCCCGACCAGTTGGCGCCGGTGGTGAGCCAGGACCAGGCGTCCGCGACGACACCCACCTCAGGCACCCCCCGCCTGCTCGGCCCGTATCCGGCTCCAGGGCGTCAGGAGCCGCTGGAGGCCGAGGAGCAGCAGGTCGGCGGCGACGGCGAGCAGCACGCACAGCACCGAGGCGGTGAGCACCTGGGCCTTGAAGAAGGTGGGCAGCGCGTCCTCGATCAGGTTGCCGAGGCCGCCGCGGCCGACGATGGAGCCGACCGTGGTGAGCGCGATCGTGGAGACCGTCGCCATCCGGACGCCGGCCATCAACGCGGGCAGCGCGAGCGGGAGTTCGACCTCCCACAGCAGCCGGCCCGTGCCGTACCCCATGCCGCGCGCGGCCTCCTTGGTCTCGGCGGGCACGGCCGCGAGGCCGGCCAGGACGCCGCGCACCAGGATGGTCAGCGAGTAGAGCACCAGACCCGTGACGACCAGCGCCGAGGACAGCCCGAGCAGGGGCAGCAGCAGCGAGAACATCGCGAGCGAGGGGACCGTGTAGAGCAGGGTGGTGAGACCGAGGACGGCGCCGGCCAGCCGGGGCCGGGCCCGCACGAGCAGGGCGAGCGGGAAGGCGACCGCGATCCCGAGCAGCACCGACACCGCGGTGATTCCCACATGCTGGAGGGTGGCCTCGGTCAGCTCCTGGGAACGGGTGCGCAGATACTCCCCGCAGATCCAGTCGTTCGTCACCAGGCAGTTCGGCGTGGCCATGCGCACCCCCTTCCCACGCGCCTCACGAACATCTGTCCGGCGACCCTAACCCCCGCCACCGACAATCACCGAGGAGCGCCACAATGTGGAAATACTTCCTTCACACACCACGGGCCGCGAAGGGTCAGAATGGGGAACCATGATCCGGTTCGAGCAGGTGACCAAGCGGTACGCGGACGGCACCACCGCCGTCGACGACCTCTCCTTCGAGGTCGCCGAGGGGGAGCTGGTGACCCTCGTCGGCCCGTCCGGCTGCGGCAAGACGACCACCATGAAGATGGTCAACCGGCTCGTCGAGCCCACCGCGGGCCGGGTCCTGCTCGGCGGTGAGGACGTCGCCGCCGTCGACCCCGTACGGCTGCGCCGCACCATCGGGTACGTCATCCAGCAGGTCGGCCTCTTCCCGCACCGGACCGTCCTCGACAACACGGCCACCGTGCCCGCGCTCCTCGGCTGGAAGAAGGCCCGGGCCCGCGAGCGCGCCGCCGAGCTCCTCGACCTGGTCGGCCTCGACCCCGCCGTCCACGGGCACCGCTACCCCGAGCAGCTCTCCGGCGGCCAGCGCCAACGGGTCGGGGTGGCCCGCGCGCTCGCCGCCGACCCGCCGGTCCTGCTGATGGACGAGCCGTTCGGCGCCGTCGACCCGGTGGTCCGCGAGCGGCTCCAGAGCGAGTTCCTGAACCTCCAGGCGACCGTCCGCAAGACGGTGCTGCTGGTCACCCACGACCTGGAGGAGGCCGTCCGGCTCGGCGACCGCATCGCCGTCTACGGACAGGGCCGCATCGAGCAGTTCGACACCCCGGCCACCGTGCTCGGCGCCCCCGCCACTCCGTACGTCGCCGACTTCGTCGGCGCGGACCGCGGCCTCAAGCGGCTCGCCGTCACCCCGGTCACGGAGGCCGACCTGGAGCCCGCCGGGGACGGTCCCGGCGGCGCGGCGGACGGCGGCGCGGGCGCGGTCCCCGTGCTCCCCCTGGGCGGCTCCCTCAAGGAAGCACTCGCGCTGCTCCTGCAGCACGACGCCGGCCGGATCGCCGTGCACGCCCCCGGTGACCCGGGCCGTGTCCTCGGCTCGCTCACCACGGCCGGTGTGCACCGGGCCCTGCGCCGGGCCCGGCCGGAGCTCAGCTCGCGCTGAGCTTCCCGCTCATCCACACCAGGCCGGGCGGGATCTCACGGTTCCACGTGTTGAAGTTGTGGCCGCCGCTCTCCAGCGTGATGGAGGAGACGCTCGCCGGGGCCTTCACCTTCCTGATGAAGGCCTGCGTCCCCTTGAGGTTGCCCTCGCCGTGCTTCGACGTGGTCACCAGGAAGGACGACTTGCCCTGGGCCACGTGGTCCAGGCTCCACAGCAGGTCGGCCCGCTTCTTCTCGGCCTGGTCGCCCTGGAACAGGTCACCGGTCGTCACGTCGTCGGCCGCCCGGTAGTAGGCGGAGAAGCCCGCGCCCGCGGAGAACCGGTCCGGGTGGTGCAGCACGATCTTCAGCGCGCAGTAGCCGCCGGTCGAGTTCCCCATGAAGCCCCAGCTCCGCGGCTTCGTGCCCACCCGGTAGTTCTGCGCGATCGCCTGCGGAAGGTCCTCGGCGAAGAAGGTCTCCGTCTGCGGCCCGCCCGGCACGTCCACGCACTCGGTGTCCCGGGGCGGCGCGACCGTCGGCCGCAGCATCACCAGGATCATCGGCTGCATCTTCTTGTCCTTGGCCTGCTGGAAGGCCGTCTTCGGGTACTTCAGACCCTTCAGCAGGTTCTCCGCCGTGCCCGGGTAGCCGGTCAGCACCACGGACACCGGAAAGGTCGACTTCGCGTAGCGCCCCTGGAAGTACTCCGGCGGCAGGTACACGTACGCCTGCGAGTCGATCCTCGACTTCTCGCCCGCTATGACGACCTTCTGTATCTGTCCGCCGACCGAGGGACGCCCGCCGCCCGGCACGTCCATCGCCTGCGTGCCGATCACCTTCACGTCCTTGGAGCCGGCCGAGTGGTCGACCACCACGCCCATCTCCTGCTCCTGGCCGAAGAGGTCGGCCCAGGAGCCGTAGAAGAGGAAGGAGTTGTTGGCGGCCAGACCGACCGAGGCGAACAGGGCCAGCTGGGTGGCGAGCAGCAGCCCGATCCGTCCCAGGACCGCGCGCCAGCCGCCGCGCGCCAGCCTCGGCCACAGCCAGATCGTGGCGACGAAGAGCACCACGGCCAGCGCGACCGCCAACGCGAGAACTTTGTTGCTGGTGAGACCCATGAGACGTATGAGCTTTCTGCCTGATTTTTCCCTGAGATTTACCTGACGGCGAGTGAACCCGCCCCATCGCTGCTCCGTCCTAGAAGGCGCAAACCTCCGGTACGCCCATGATCCGCGCGGCCTACCGGATCAACGATCTCTCGCGGAGCCACGGGAAGCACGGGAAGCGATGTCTGTCACGGTAGATGGGGACAAATCCGGATCGGTTCCGGATCACGTACGCCGGATTCTGCGCGGACCCCGACCCGAAAGGGTCCCGGCGCTGATCGGTACGGCCTGCACACTGATCGGTCTGATCGACGTCGCCGCGGGAGTCTTCCCCCGGTTCCGCGCCAGCCGCATGCACGCCGTCGCGGAGATCCTGCCCGGCACCCTGGGCCCGCTCTCCGCGGCCCTCTCACTCAGCGCCGGCGTCCTCCTGCTGCTGCTCGCCCACGGCCTCAAGCGCAACAAGCGCCGCGCCTGGCGCGCCGCCGTGGTGCTGCTGCCGCTCGGCGCCGTCGCCCAGTTCGTCTGGCGCCACTCGATCACCGGAGCGCTGCTCTCCGTCGCGCTCCTCGCCCTGCTCGTACGCCACCGGGACCAGTTCGCGGCCCTGCCCGACCCCCGCAGCCGCTGGCGCGCGCTCGCCAACTTCGTCCTCATGGGCGCCGGATCCCTCGCCCTCGGCCTCGTGATCGTCAGCGCCCACCCGCGCCGCGTCGTCGGCAGCCCCAGCCTCGCCGACCGCCTCGAACACGTCCTGTACGGCCTCTTCGGCATCGAGGGCCCCGTCGCCTACACCGGCGACGTCGACTGGACCGTCGGCTACTCCCTCGGCGCCCTCGGCATGCTGACCGCCCTCACCACCATCTACCTCGCCTTCCGGCCCGAGCACCCCGCCGCCCGGCTCACCGAGGACGACGAGACCCGCCTGCGGGCCCTCCTCGCCAAGCACGGCGCCCGCGACTCCCTCGGCCACTTCGCGCTCCGCCGCGACAAGGGCGTCGTCTTCTCCCCCAGCGGCAAGGCCGCCGTCTGCTACCGCGTCGTCTCCGGCGTCATGCTCGCCAGCGGCGACCCCATCGGCGACGTCGAAGCCTGGCCCGGCGCCATCGAACGCTTCATGGACGAGGCCAAGGCCCACTCCTGGACCCCCGCCGTCATGGGCTGCTCCGAGACCGGCGGCCAGGTCTGGACCCGCGAGACCGGCCTCGACGCCCTCGAACTCGGCGACGAAGCCGTCGTCGACGTCGCCGACTTCTCCCTCTCCGGCCGCGCCATGCGCAACGTCCGCCAGATGGTCAAGCGCATCGAACGCAACGGCTACACCACCAAAGTGCGCCGCGTCGCCGACCTCAGCGACGGCGAACTCGCCCGCGTCCGCCGGGCCGCCGAAGACTGGCGCGGCACCGACACCGAACGCGGCTTCTCCATGGCCCTCGGCCGCATCGGCGACGCCGGCGACGGGGACGCCGTCATAGCGACCGCCCACAAAGACGACCCCGACGGCACCGAGTCCCCCTACGGCGACCTGAAGGCGATCATCCACTTCGTGCCCTGGGGCAAGGACGGCATGTCCCTGGAACTCATGCGCCGCGATCGCGCCGCCGACCCCGGCATGAACGAGCTGCTCATCGTCGCCTCCCTCCAGGACTCCCCCCGCCTCGGCATCAAGCACGTCTCCCTCAACTTCGCCATGTTCCGGGCCGCCCTCGCCCGCGGCGAGAAGATCGGCGCCGGCCCCGTCCTGCGCCTCTGGCGCGGCCTCCTCGTCTTCCTCTCCCGCTGGTTCCAGATCGAGTCGCTCTACAAGTTCAACGCCAAGTTCCAGCCCCGCTGGGAACCCCGCTTCGTCGTCTACCGCAAGAGCCGCGACCTCCCCCGCATCGGCTTCGCCGCCATGCAGGCCGAGGGCTTCGTGAACTTCGCCCTCCCCCGCCCCTTCCGCCGCCGCTCCCACACCCCGGTCCCCCGCCCCTGCGCCCACATCGTCCCCTCCCAGGCCGAGCGCGAAGTCCACGCGGCCTGACCCCGCCCCCGTAGGCTGGACGCATGAGTACGACGATCGACCGGGGCACGGCGCTCGGCCTGCCGGAGTGGGACCGCTGCGCGGTCATGGGCGTGGTCAACGTGACCCCCGATTCCTTCTCCGACGGCGGCCGCTGGTTCGACACCACGGCCGCCGTCAAACACGGCCTCGACCTCGCCGCCCAGGGCGCCGACCTCATCGACGTCGGCGGCGAGTCCACCCGCCCCGGCGCCAGCCGCGTCGACGCCGAGGAAGAACTCCGCCGGGTCGTCCCCGTCGTCCGCGGCCTCGCCGCCGAAGGCGTCACCGTCTCCGTCGACACCATGCGCGCCACCGTCGCCGCCCGCGCCGTCGAAGCCGGCGCCACCCTCGTCAACGACGTCAGCGGCGGCCTCGCCGACCCCGGCATGGTCGCCGCCGTCGCCGCCGCCGAGGTCCCCTTCGTCGTCATGCACTGGCGCGGCTTCAGCGACAACATGAACAGCCTCGCCGTCTACGACGACGTCGTCACCGAGGTCGTCACCGAGCTCCGCACCCGGATGGAGGCCGTCATCGACGGCGGCGTCGCCCCCGAGCGCATCGTCCTCGACCCCGGCCTCGGCTTCGCCAAACTGGCCCCCCACGACCTGGCCCTCGTCGCCCACCTCCCCCGGCTGCGCGCACTCGGCCGCCCCCTCCTCGTCGCCGCCTCCCGCAAGCGCTTCCTCGGCCACGTCCTCGCCCACCAGGGCGCCGCCCCGCCGCCCGCCCGCGAGCGCGACGCCGCCACCGCCGCCGTCTCCGCCATCGCCGCCCACGAGGGCGCCTGGGCCGTCCGCGTCCACGAGGTCCGCGCCACCGCCGACGCCGTACGCGTCGCCAGGGCCGTCGAGGGCGCCAGGTGAGCCGCGCCCGCCAGGCCGACCGCGCCGCCGTCGAAGCGGCCAACACCGCCTTCTACGAGGCGATGGAACAGGGCGACTTCGACGGCATCACCGACCTCTGGCTCGACGACGGCGCCACACCCATCTCCTGCGTCCACCCCGGCTGGCCCGTCCTGTCCGGCCGCGGCGAGGTGCTCCGCTCGTACGCGCTGATCATGGCCAACACCGACTACATCCAGTTCTTCCTCACCGACGTCGAGGTCTCCCTCGCCTCCGACGTGGCGGTCGTCACGTGCACCGAGAACATCCTCAGCGGCGGCCCCGCCGAGGACGGCGCCTCCCTCGGCCCCCTCGTCGGACAGCTCGTCGTCGCCACCAACGTCTTCCGCCGCACGTCGGAGGGGTGGAAGGTCTGGTCCCACCACGGCTCCCCGGTGATCCCCGAGACCGACGACGACGACACCGACCGCGCCACGGGCCCCGCCGACTGAGCCACCCCGCCCGGCCGGACACCCCGGCCGCCGACCCGACCGTCGGTGCCCGCAGGTAGATTCGTGGGTGGACACCCGGCCGTCCGCACCCGGCTGCGTGGCCACCCGTACTACGACAGCAGGAGTGATTCGCGTGGATCGTGTCGCGCTGCGCGGCCTCAAGGCCCGAGGACACCACGGCGTCTTCCCCAAGGAGCGCGAGGAAGGCCAGACCTTCATCGTCGACCTCACCCTCGGCCTGGACACCCGCGCCGCCGCCGCCGGCGACGACCTGACGAAGACCGTGCACTACGGCGTGGTCGCCGAAGAGGTCGTCGACGTCGTCCAGGGCGAGCCCGTGGACCTCATCGAGACGCTCGCCGAGCGGATCGCCCAGCAGTGCCTCAAGCACGCCGGCGTCCAGGAGGTCGAGGTCGTCGTCCACAAGCCGGACGCGCCCATCACGGTCCCCTTCGACGACGTGACCGTCACCATCACCCGGAGCCGCGCATGAAGCCCCAGCACAGCGATCCGACCGTCCAGCCCGTCCCGGCGGCCGTGACCGCCGCCGTCGACGCGGCGGACGTCACCCTCTCCAACCCCAAGTGGGCCGTCCTCGCCCTCGGCGCCAACCTCGGCAACCGCCTGGAGACCCTCCAGGGCACCGTCGACGCCCTGGAGGACACCCCCGGCCTGCGGGTCAAGGCCGTCTCCCCGGTCTACGAGACGGAGCCCTGGGGCGTCGAGCCCGGCAGCCAGCCCTCGTACCTGAACGCGGTCGTCCTCGTGAAGACCACCCTCCCCCCGGCCTCGCTCCTGGAGCGCGCGCACGCCGTCGAGGAGGCGTTCCACCGGGTCCGCGACGAGCGCTGGGGCGCCCGCACCATCGACGTCGACATCATCACGTACGCCGACGTCGTCTCCGACGACCCCGTCCTCACCCTTCCGCACCCCCGGGCCCACCAGCGCGCCTTCGTCCTCGCGCCC includes the following:
- the folK gene encoding 2-amino-4-hydroxy-6-hydroxymethyldihydropteridine diphosphokinase, with the translated sequence MKPQHSDPTVQPVPAAVTAAVDAADVTLSNPKWAVLALGANLGNRLETLQGTVDALEDTPGLRVKAVSPVYETEPWGVEPGSQPSYLNAVVLVKTTLPPASLLERAHAVEEAFHRVRDERWGARTIDVDIITYADVVSDDPVLTLPHPRAHQRAFVLAPWHDVDPEAQLPGHGPVAGLLATVGSEGVTPRTDLELRLPE